The Porites lutea chromosome 9, jaPorLute2.1, whole genome shotgun sequence sequence ACTGTTTTCGTTTGCGCCCTTTTTTAATCTCTAAAAAACCTTTAAGCCCCAAATCTCTTTGTTTCTGTTCTAGTTTGACAGGTTTGTGACAGTTTCATTGAATTTTACCAGTGAAATAATTGTATCACCGATTCGatgtctttaaaaatttatcgtAACAGCTTCTTCAAAATTACTCCAACATCGATATTGACCGCCTGTACTTCagttatattttaaaaaaatcggaGCTAAACAAAGATGGATTCCACAGGGAGCTGTGTTTTCTCCGTTATAACTTTAAGTGGTAAGAAAGTTCTGTTTGGGAAGTTTAAATCAAGTGTCAGagtactgttttatttttttctatgtcttttgtttgtcgATTGTACCGCTGTACCGCTTCTCCTTCATCCAATATTTCcatacaatacaaaaaaaaaagtaaacatttgttttttcataattatattgagttttttacataaaacttgtttgttttaaaaggtCAATAGATTTTTGACCCAATTACACTCTTCTATGGCAAAGAACTGTAAGCACTTATTCAAAATTAATTGATCAGGAACTTGTCAAGgtctattgtttattttttattgttttgtttgccataaattgtacaaataaaataaaatataattatttaaactctcatggcgaggaagcccaagaggtCCACATTCTTCAGTTCATTCACTTTAAACTAAAAAACTACACTAAACCCTAGTTACGTTTAACGGGTAGTTAGTTCTAAGTACACGTTGTTAACCATGAAAATAAAGCGAAGAAAACTAGTTCACATAACCATTAGCAGTAAAACTGATTTTCGTTAAGTTACATTTCGGATCAGGGTTACTGATTATATGACGACACCAGGGAATAAAACGAATACGACGAAAAGTATTTTatttgctcaatttttttttatgtagagTCTTTTGCAGTGAAATGTTCGAAAGTTTGTCCGCGAAATACAGCTGTAGTCATTCAGACTGTAGTGATTCAGCATTCACCGTTCTCTGACATGTCACTGCTCGGCAAAGAAAGGAGGTGACAGGTACTAAAATATAAGATATGTCGTACAGAGGCGATTTGAGGTGGCATAGAGTCTGAATCGATGTTATGCCAAATTGAGTGCACACTCTAAACAGTCGAACCTCTACCTCTAAAGGTCACCTCCCAAACAGCCatctctctacaacagccactttcTTCTATTCTCAAGATGGCCGTTGAGGATGGTTTCAGCCGTTGGGATGGTTTCAGCGGCAAAAATCTACAGGGAATTGTGTTGGGAGGAGGGAGAGTGAAACTGTATTAGACAAGTTTAATAGATAGAACAatgtaaagtaaagtaaactaGACTTAGCTGTCGACAAGCTTAAACGCTCATATGTAATAACTTTAATAGGTATTCAGTGTTTTTTAATCTGTCACTCAGATGCTAAGGAGTACACCCAGCTTTATGAATTTACTGGAAAAACAGACAAAGATTATATTTACGCACATTATATATTTAAAGATAAATACTGATTTGTATCTCGATTGCTCCCCTTTTGCTTTTCAGCTATTGTGATCATCTTGAAAATGGACGTTGTTTACACCAGTAAGTCCAAAATCTAATCAATTGTTTGGTGCAGGCACATTGTACACACCCAGTAGTCTATTGACACACCCTAAGCTAGTTTTAAAACCTCATACAACCTGAGAGGAAAGTTGTACAACCTGAGAAAGATATAAAGGCGCgcgagaaagaaatttaaaaaaacatctttaacatgtttatttttgtttattataattAAACTAGTTCGATTAGAAAAGGCTCGAAACAAACTGAGGTGATCGGGAGGTGCTACCAacacaacttgaaaaaaaaaactgttgattaGAATACTGCAACTTTAGAGTGACAATCGTTACTAAAATTAGATCATTATCATCTTCCGAGCTCAAAGCTTCCCATCAAACTCAATTTCATTCTTACTAACTTGcaagtaaatattttatttttcagtggaaCACGGCACCTCGTGGTCCTACGATCGTGGAATAGCAGGCGCAAAAGGTTAATAATCTTACCTAAAAAAAGAGGTTTAATATACACATAAATTCTTTTTAACACTTAACCTTAATGAGAGTTATACGGATACGCCCTTTTCCAAATTAGCACCCAAACCTTAGGTGAAACTGACAAATAAGTCCTTTCCTCTGCCCCTTGAAAAGACACTCGATTCCCACTTCACTTTGTTAAGGTTAAATCACGTATTAAAAGGAAGGCTTCTTCTTTCCGCACTCTTTCATGGCAATGCTTAACTCTTATACCTATTAAGctattaaatatttaaataagGTTCGGTTGGTTcgttgaggaaaaaaataaccgTTCCTCTTCGAAAAAGCACCTTCTCTTTTGGCAAAATATTCAATGACAAGGTCGACGATTTTCAAACGACCTCGTGGTTAATCTTCAGCCTCACTAAATTAAAGTCATATACAAAAGAGGCTGAAAAGGTTGTAAAAATCATGTTGTTAGTGTGACTTAGCTTAACGACGTTCTCTTAACGTTCCGTGAACATTCCGAATCATTTGTTACTTGGATCCGCCATTTGCATTTTCCAAAGGttaattgcattttttgggATATAACAGACCATATCCGCTTTTAAGAACCCGGTTACTTACAGAACTGGCGTAGACAGGTTGAGAGAGAAAAAAGGTCGAACGTGTCAACCAACACTTTTGATTACGATTGTTGCTATAAATATGACAAGCTTTAATCctcaattttattttgtccaggtCCAGACGAGTGGGAAACCTTGAATGGCAACTGGTCTTGCAATGGGCGCAAGCAATCTCCAATTAACATCGTCACCGACCAGGTCATGCAGAAAGATCCGACAAATCCGCCAAATCTGCGCCTCACTGTGGCAGGCGGTAGACCAATCACCGGTGAGCTTAGAAACAATGGGTACGCGCCAACGTTTTACGTCGGAGAAGAACTGACGGTCAAACTGGCCGGCGGTCTTCTTCAAGAAAACTACTTCCTCAAGCAATTCCATTTCCACTTTGGTTGCAACGATTCGGTTGGGTCCGAACACACTATTGATGGTAACAACTATCCGCTAGAGGTAAATATCAAAATTTGAAgtgttttctttaattaaaattGGAATCACGTTAGTATTTTTGAACAATTGCGCGCTTACTTCTAAACTCCTGGCTTAGACGCACGATTAATCGACTACATGGAATCCAAACGCTGTATTAGTTATATCATAATCATTTGTTCTTTACCTGTGTTAATGAGTCTATCAGACGTTTTGGGAAAGGATTTGAATCGGATCGAAGACGATTTACCTTTCTGCCAGTTTCaaaagttcttttcttttcttttttattttaaatcttgtATGACGCGTCGTTAGTAGGATGCGAAAGTTACGCCTCAAGTTTCCACTGGTGCGAACCATTAACTCGATCTCCAAGGGAAAGAGGAAGGCCGTATTCCCAGGCCGTCTCAGTCAATTCACATAGGCGTATTCGAGGCGAAAAGGCGGGAAACTTCTTCGcccggaccacgtgacccgaaacgcgtTGGACGCGCGCAATAGTGAGGCCTAGGAACTAGGCAAGAGGAGAGCTTTACCATACTGTCTAAAAAAGTTTATCTTAATGTTAGTGTAAACCTAACTAAAATCACAAACAAAAGTGGTAAAAAAGGTTGTGAAAACCAttcaatttttcctttctttttcctttctttctttctagtTACACATGGTCTTTTGGGATAACACTAACTACGCAACTTTTGAACTGGCCGCTGAAGGAGAGGATGGACTGGCTGTGGTATCTGTCATGTACGAGGTGAGACATTGGTTTACCTGTTAAGAGTGTTATAACCAGGAATTAACGCAAAAATAGGGTCATTCGGTTAAAATAACCGGAAATGATCAGTCGAAttaattaaagtgaaaaagTCTGGATTAACTAATCGCGgaagtttatttttcattcaacaaCGTTTAACGTTTAAGCTAATGGGGACCTAACTCAGATTCAGTCAGGCTATGTTGACCGAGAACTGAGTCTCAAGCAAAGAGCTGGGAcattaaaaatgacaaaattgcAGGAGCGGCAAACAGATCCTTAGggtgaagagaaaaaagaaaaaacgaaaaaaaatacaccaaaTTTTTAGACCAAGGTATTTgagatttccttttttctaagGTATTGTTCTCTACTCCTTTTGTGCTTGCCGGCTTTCGGGGCGCTTAAAATTGATCTCGACCCACACTGAGGCCATTGAATTGAACCTGACTCTTCGGGGACCGGAGAGTTAAGAGTTTTAGCCTGCTAATTTGAACTTTGTATTTCCTCGCTTGTTTGATTGATTGTTTCACAGCTGCCAATGGCAAATACTAGCACATCTAATCCAAACAATGCACTAGAAAAGATTTCTAAACTCCTCAACAACGTTGTTGATCAAGGTTAGTAATAAACATTATAGTTGCTCTCCTTacataataatctttttttctaaCGGAACTTTTTTGTAAGAACGTTGACGCTAAGAACTGGAAAAGCTAAGGGACATACTAAATTCTTAATCATGACGTTCCTCTCCCCTTATAACTTGTTATAAGGCTTTTCAAACAGTAGGGGAGGGGGGCAGCCGTTTTCCGTGAAACGTAGTGCTTAACCTAACTTCTACCTTACAATGCCCCTACTTTCATATGGAAGCAAACCTCCCTGACAgtacaacaaacaaacaaaacaacaacaagctttacTTACATTTCACTTTTAGCATAATTATAGTTACAGAAGGTAGTTTTAGTCTAACGGTCAGATACATGCAATATAATATTTGTGAAACCAACAATACATTACAGGTAAGGAAATACCTAGCATCTAAATAAACCGTTAAACTCTAGCTATATATGGTAGTAAttagatagcctgcgtagcaggcgcttggaagtagtgggcacaagaaaaaattgGCGCGCGAGGAGAgacacccctcgcgtgtctccctcgcgcgcgcccttTCTCGCGCCCTTGTCTCTACTTCCAagtgcctgctacgcaggctagtaatTAGAATACCGCTATCTTGAAAACAGACAGCAATTACGTGGTCACTCAGAGTGCAGCGATACATATAGAGGATTTGGCACCTCTTCTTGTTTCCCCGGATGTCGCTGACAGGTTTTTCAAATACAAGGGTTCTCTTACAACTCCCGGATGTTACGAATCTGTCACATGGTTTGTCATGAATAATCATCCACAAATATCGGAGTTAGAGGTAAGAGTAACCAGGCAACAGAGTGAGTAGTTTTATGGCGAGATGATTAATGGCTAAATTAATAGGCTGGGACTTATTCCAGCAGTAAATGggcaaacaataaaaaaggtcTGCATTATTTCAGGACTTTGCTACTCGACTCCAAATTGAGCTGGGGGAAACGTAATTGCTGAAAAGAGTCTGCGTAGGGTTTCGCGCTCGACTactttaacctttttttaatcttttaagcaaattttaaaatcaaaatctgcTGAATAGTAGCACAATTCCTaactcacaaaccagtcaattttgcttcgttaatgGATAGTTTTATCATTGATCATTTTAAAAATCATTGATACCTTGATCTTAAATGCAAACCTGGCAAACAGAAACACCTTTCCGACTCCGAAAAGTGACCGGGACGTTCGAGAAACGGTCCCCAGGCCCGTCCGTACTAGAGTACTGTGCACTCGTACTCTATATAAGTGCTTCCTTACGGCGCATTTGAATGATGATCTATCAGGCCGCAACGAATTCAAAAACTTTCACTCTCAACTACATGTATatcttctcacgaaaaaatactCATTTGCAACTTTGTAACTAAAGCAAACTCCTTGAGGAGTCTGATACTAACCACAATCGCCGGCATTTGTTGCCACCTTACTACTGGGGAAGCAGCGCCAGCCTTCATCGAGAACCGAAAACCGAGAACCGAGAATCTTCAGCCTTCATCGAGAACCGAGTCGTCGTACAAAGAGCGGCTGACTTTGCTAGACTTACTTCCACTTTCTCTAGATCGTGAACTTAAAGatttgatctttttttatagatgCCTTTACTGTAGTACCGATTTAGATGTTCGGAAATATGTATCTTTTGTTTCCCATGATCGTACAAGACTAAGTAACTCCTTTAATCTTCGCACCCCTTTTTGCAAAACATCAACTTTTCAGGCCTCCTACTTTAACCGTATAGTTAAACTATGgaactatgtttgtaagctAGCACCACCAACCAGTTTTTCCTCGCCTACTGCCTTTCAACTTTTTGTTCGCAATTTAATGAGCACTCACCTGTCGCGGGTATATGAAATCAATTACCCCTGCACGTGGATTCTAGTCCCTACGTGCCCATGCCactcgtaatttttttttatttttgtacaaatGTTTgagtattcattttattttgttttaacctAGATCTAGTCCCGTTGCACTTACCCCTTTTGGgtgtttccttctttttttcttttcttttgtgctGTATTATAAATTTATGTTATATATTACAAGAGGAGTACCCAATAAAGctgtgggaaaaaaaagaaaaaaaaaaaaagaaatcgttCCAACTCTTCATTCTCGCAATATTTAATTAGTTTTGAGTCAGTATTTATTTCAGATCTTTAGGATATTTCCTTACATGTGATTCACTCAATTCAGCTTTTCCAGGGCTAAACAGGCTGCGATGTCGATCTGTCTCATTTTTTCTAGTCTCTTTCCTTATGTTTGGCTAAATCACCCCCGCTGTACAAGCTATACTGAAAAGGGTATATTTCGTGGTTATATAGAACTCCCTGACCGGGTATTTCATATATCAAACGAGAGAAGGATTGTTGCATTCGATATTCAGACACCGAGAATTTGGAtatgaaaaaagaattaacaCTATTCGATGTACGTACAAATCAAGTGTTTTATAAATAGGCTTTCAAGTATCTATGCCTTATTTCTGGAGAAATTCTAAGAGCTTGTTTAAACGCTCACAATATAATAGGGCGATAAGtaccgtaaagttccgaaaGTACTCGAAAGTAGCGATAAGCGAACAGGAACTGAACACAAGTAACAAAGTGTTTGAAGAGTACAAACGACATTTTTTTTCCCGTTAAATGTGTGACTAGAaagtttcacgttgtggtcgtgcaaaacagcggcaaagaaatgttcaaaaaagagtgctgcacgtgcaaattttgttgttgttgttgcttattAGACTATTGGGTTTTTTTGcagtcctcgttgccgtcgccgtttagcattgctcgattttattttttgtttgagtaaatcatttaacgagagcttcgcttttagccctggctaaatctatatattagtatgATTGACAGCAAACAAAAGTACCTTAACTCTGATCATGACTTGTCAGTCACTTTCATTCCTATTCAAAACTACAGCCGTCTTGATGATCATATTGCATTTATTCATTATGACATGAATCTCACTTTAAACCATTCACTAAACCACATTTTATCGTTCCATTCATATAATTAATTTATGGCCATTTTCTTGTACAGATTCAAGCATTCCGAAATTTGAAAAGCAACAAGGCGCATGCTCAGGGCACAAACAAAGGGCGCATGTGCAATAACTTTCGTAATGTCATGCCCCTCAATGGACGTCAAATCCATAGCAACATCGTGCTTTCATAACTGTCAACCGCTATAGTAGCGTAATAATAACAAGGTAAGCTTTTTGTTCATGATGACTGAATTCAATTCATACCAGCTATGAACGTTACGGTATTTGGGGGAAACTTAAGGCCGACGCTCTTTCAAAGGAGTGCTtatcgaaaaaaacaaaagttaaaagCGCTAGGATCTAGGAATTAGTAATTATCATAGTAAAAGCATTTTTAATGCTTGCCGGTCTCGCTCATGAAACAATAGTCTGAGTTAAACTTAAAGTTATCCTAAAATGAAGATTGATTTTTATATACTCCTAGTTTCTCCTAGTTTAAAGTCCGCAAAAAAGAGGTCCTCCTCGCAGGGTGAATCTGTCTATACACGCGCCAACATCTCACGCGTAACACTATTACTACAAGCTCGCTAGTAGGCTATCTTTTACGAGCGCAAGTGAGCAATGCAGCAAACCGACGACCTGACTCGCAAAGCGCATTTGCAAAGACGAGTCGCTCGCGTCCCTGCTTCTGATTCCCATATCTGTAGAATCCTGGAGTGATCACCAACGCGAACTGCGGCGAGAAACTCTAAAGCTCCGTGTAAACGGACGCAaaattgttggccaacaactcgtTGCGTTCGTTGTTACGTTCCGTTGCACACCCTGTTGTATGTTGTTGCGTATTGTTGGGAATtcttgcgcaaagtttgaaaccagtcaatcttttgagccaacaactcccaacatttcttttgttccgtgatcgccgaagcgtagcgcaacaatgttggatccgtttgtaCAGCCCTTTCCAACATTGTTGTGGCCACGCAAGCGCTTTACACATGGTCTCCTTGGAAACAGCGAAGCAATAACTTCGCGTGATGGACCAACACGCGTGCATGATGGGCCAACAACGATGGGatggagttgttgcatccggtTGCAGACCACTGCCAACACACAACAACTCctaacattgttggcccaacaatgttgcacTTAGCTTAATGCGAAAGCCTACTCCTCGCAGGCTCCATTAGCCGGAAGATGCTTTCTATATGCTGCCAGCAGGAGCCCATAGGTACTTTTCATACTTGCGCAAATACCGCCGACTTCTTCCTTTTGGCGATTTGCTATGAAAGAACTGGAATGCATTTTATTTGCTGTTTTATTTGTAATGTAAAATTTAATAGATTGTTGAGAATCAAATTGAAAGCCAAATCATTGAAGGCAGGTTTTGTGTTGATGAGAGCTTTATTGATTTTAGCAGATTGTAGTAGCTGTAACTGAACTACACGTCAGAGACCCAAAGGCCAAGAATAAGCGAagagttgtgcaagatctaacAAAAACCACCGTGGCTTTGGCGAACGCTGCAAAGTTGTTATTGAAAAAAGAAGATGATTTGTATGCAAATAAAATGTACCCGAAGATCAAATGAAACAATTACGTCATAGTTGTAGGACGGGTTTCTCCTTATGAGCTAGACGCAGCTTCAGACCGAGGTTCCGGGTTCCTCTTTATAATTGCGATGCTGTTCAAGTGCAGTCATATTGTAccacactttttttgttcaaataagaacctgttagtTTTATTAGCATAAAGTGCCAAAGAAAAATCCGAGATCCGTTTCTTCAGCCCGGGAAGGCAGCATTCCTTTGGGAAAATCCTTAATGGATTTCACACTCCAACTGTACCTACTGGTGATTCACTGTTTGTGTCACGTACAGGTTTCATAACATGAGCAAATATGGAGAACATAGGGGCAAAGTTGTCTACTATGTAGGAAAGATGAAGGAGACTATTTTTCCCGAAACTTCGTGTGcatattaaggacaacaacgACTCGCCACATGGTAAGTTccatcgatttttatttccatttcctagcaaatttccagacctaaacttcgccccatatgttctctatatttacTCATGTTATGAAACCCGTACGTGACACACAcagtgagcctgggttacctgtaaCATACCCATACTTCGAGTGAGAGTCAGACTCATTACTGAtcgatcttttttttaaaaaaagaatgctgtttgggggttagggttagggttaggggtagTGTCTTTCCACTGTCGTGTAATTTTTACGTGACTGACGTAAATTTTACTCGTGTAaataagaccctgtttacacggagtgggggaccccggtctagtggggtaggtttcttttgttttgtgtccgccagagcgtgaaaacaaaagaaaccaaccccactagaccggggtcccccactccatgtaaacaggcccttaaataAAGGCAAGATATAAATTGTCGAGCTTgaacgtgaagttgagcgatCGAGGTTCGAACTTTCACGtttacgagcgacctttcatacattgcctctattttctTTGCGAGTGAAAATTTTACGCACTAACCGACGTAAACAATTACGCGACAGTGTAAACCCGCCCTTAATCTGAAAACACACAAC is a genomic window containing:
- the LOC140948934 gene encoding carbonic anhydrase 1-like, which codes for MDVVYTMEHGTSWSYDRGIAGAKGPDEWETLNGNWSCNGRKQSPINIVTDQVMQKDPTNPPNLRLTVAGGRPITGELRNNGYAPTFYVGEELTVKLAGGLLQENYFLKQFHFHFGCNDSVGSEHTIDGNNYPLELHMVFWDNTNYATFELAAEGEDGLAVVSVMYELPMANTSTSNPNNALEKISKLLNNVVDQDSNYVVTQSAAIHIEDLAPLLVSPDVADRFFKYKGSLTTPGCYESVTWFVMNNHPQISELEIQAFRNLKSNKAHAQGTNKGRMCNNFRNVMPLNGRQIHSNIVLS